In one Balaenoptera musculus isolate JJ_BM4_2016_0621 chromosome 20, mBalMus1.pri.v3, whole genome shotgun sequence genomic region, the following are encoded:
- the TMEM102 gene encoding transmembrane protein 102, with protein MASAVWGSAPWWGPPPPAPARPLTDFDFCSGAQLQELTQLIQELGVQESWSEGPKPGPDLLQAKDFVFSLLGLVHRRDLRFPPQAELLLLRGGIREGSLDLGPAPLGPYARGPHYDASFTLLVPVLSLDGTGQELQPDVGSCYAWLFLPEQVRGTSVREAWQDCLGPPVPGGRDSIHPAQSKQTPKDPQISVDQLHGDVTEPEAHESLEKSPSNVSVPELPQQDVTDVDFPSPLKKTNGDVTKAADVSPVPQPSEAREAWPTLCPAQVAAWFFASLAAVAESLFPVPGAPRLVHAARHAGVTTILLATPGPPRRLLLFDLIPVVSVAGWPQEARSHSWAGPLASESSSFYLVPGGGGTERPGASRWQLCFARQELALKTRIPVPLLQAHAAAQALLRPLVAGTRVAAPYLLRTLLYWACERLPALYLARPENAGACCLGLLDELGRVLEAGTLPHYFLSGQKLGAGDGAASLLRALALLRRDPARALRAAVEEAKAARKGGGLAGVGGGAH; from the exons ATGGCTTCCGCGGTCTGGGGAAGTGCTCCCTGGTGGGGCCcaccgcccccagccccagcccggcCGCTCACGGATTTCGACTTCTGCTCTGGGGCGCAGCTGCAAGAACTAACCCAGCTGATCCAGGAGCTGGGTGTGCAGGAGAGCTGGAGTGAAGGTCCCAAGCCAGGACCAGATCTCCTCCAGGCCAAggactttgttttctctttgcttg GTCTCGTTCACCGCCGGGACCTTCGCTTTCCTCCTCAGGCAGAGCTCTTGCTGCTTCGTGGCGGGATTCGCGAGGGCTCCCTGGATCTGGGGCCTGCGCCTCTAGGTCCCTACGCTCGGGGACCTCACTACGACGCCAGCTTCACCCTCCTGGTGCCCGTCCTTTCGCTAGATGGCACTGGGCAGGAGCTGCAACCGGACGTGGGATCCTGTTACGCATGGCTCTTCCTCCCAGAGCAAGTACGCGGAACCTCGGTCCGGGAGGCATGGCAGGATTGCCTAGGACCCCCAGTCCCAGGAGGACGTGATTCGATCCACCCAGCCCAAAGCAAACAAACTCCCAAGGATCCGCAGATCTCCGTGGACCAGCTGCACGGTGACGTCACTGAGCCTGAGGCACACGAGTCTTTGGAAAAATCACCTAGTAATGTTTCAGTGCCAGAATTGCCTCAACAAGACGTAACCGATGTTGACTTTCCCTCACCACTGAAAAAAACGAATGGTGACGTCACCAAAGCAGCCGACGTTAGCCCAGTGCCACAGCCGTCGGAGGCTCGGGAGGCATGGCCCACATTGTGCCCCGCCCAGGTGGCTGCCTGGTTCTTTGCTTCGCTGGCTGCGGTCGCTGAGTCCCTGTTTCCGGTCCCGGGTGCCCCGCGCTTGGTCCACGCAGCCCGCCACGCGGGGGTCACCACCATCCTCCTGGCTACGCCTGGGCCCCCGCGCCGCCTCCTGCTTTTCGACTTGATCCCCGTGGTGTCCGTGGCCGGCTGGCCCCAGGAGGCTCGGAGCCACTCGTGGGCCGGCCCGCTGGCCTCGGAGTCGTCTTCCTTCTACCTGGTGCCCGGCGGCGGCGGCACAGAGCGGCCGGGCGCCTCCAGATGGCAGCTCTGCTTCGCCCGCCAAGAGCTGGCGCTCAAGACGCGCATACCCGTTCCCCTGCTGCAAGCGCACGCGGCGGCCCAGGCGCTGCTGCGCCCGCTGGTGGCCGGGACTAGGGTCGCGGCGCCCTATCTCCTGCGGACGTTGCTCTACTGGGCGTGCGAGCGGCTGCCCGCGCTCTATCTGGCGCGACCCGAGAATGCGGGCGCCTGCTGCCTCGGGCTGCTGGATGAGCTGGGCCGGGTGCTCGAGGCCGGGACGCTGCCCCACTATTTTCTGAGTGGCCAAAAGCTCGGTGCGGGGGACGGCGCCGCTTCGCTGCTCCGGGCGTTGGCCCTGCTTCGCAGGGACCCTGCCCGCGCCCTGCGCGCCGCTGTGGAAGAGGCCAAGGCTGCACGCAAGGGGGGCGGCTTAGCCGGCGTGGGAGGCGGGGCCCATTAA
- the FGF11 gene encoding fibroblast growth factor 11 isoform X6, which produces MAALASSLIRQKREVREPGGSRPVSAQRRVCPRGTKSLCQKQLLILLSKSLSSKASSPNCSAARVSTSRRIPTGVSRAPQRTPALSPHFTAECRFKECVSENYYVLYASALYRQRRSGRSWYLGLDKEGRVMKGNRVKKTKAAAHFVPKLLEVAVYREPSLHSVPETSPSRPPAPCHAVPGLEAPCPRHHHSLSPSPASGPALTPAATLMP; this is translated from the exons ATGGCGGCACTGGCCAGCAGCCTGATCCGGCAGAAGCGGGAGGTCCGCGAGCCCGGGGGCAGCCGGCCCGTGTCAGCGCAGCGGCGCGTGTGTCCCCGCGGCACCAAGTCCCTTTGCCAGAAGCAGCTCCTCATCCTGCTGTCCAAG AGCCTCAGCTCAAAGGCATCGTCACCAAACTGTTCTGCTGCCAGGGTTTCTACCTCCAGGCGAATCCCGACGGGAGTATCCAGGGCACCCCAGAGGACACCAGCTCTTTCA CCACATTTCACAGCTGAGTGTCGCTTTAAGGAGTGCGTCTCTGAGAATTACTATGTCCTGTACGCCTCTGCTCTCTATCGCCAGCGTCGTTCTGGCCGGTCCTGGTACCTGGGCCTGGACAAGGAGGGCCGAGTCATGAAGGGAAATCGAGTCAAGAAGACCAAGGCAGCCGCCCACTTTGTGCCCAAGCTCCTGGAGG TGGCTGTGTACCGGGAGCCTTCTCTCCACAGTGTCCCTGAGACCTCCCCTTccaggccccctgccccctgccatgCAGTCCCCGGACTGGAGGCTCCCTGCCCTCGCCACCACCACAGCCTGTCTCCCAGCCCTGCTTCTGGCCCTGCTCTCACCCCTGCTGCCACGCTCATGCCCTGA
- the FGF11 gene encoding fibroblast growth factor 11 isoform X3: MAALASSLIRQKREVREPGGSRPVSAQRRVCPRGTKSLCQKQLLILLSKVRLCGGRPARPDRCPEPQLKGIVTKLFCCQGFYLQANPDGSIQGTPEDTSSFTHFNLIPVGLRVVTIQSAKLGHYMAMNAEGLLYSSPHFTAECRFKECVSENYYVLYASALYRQRRSGRSWYLGLDKEGRVMKGNRVKKTKAAAHFVPKLLEVAVYREPSLHSVPETSPSRPPAPCHAVPGLEAPCPRHHHSLSPSPASGPALTPAATLMP, encoded by the exons ATGGCGGCACTGGCCAGCAGCCTGATCCGGCAGAAGCGGGAGGTCCGCGAGCCCGGGGGCAGCCGGCCCGTGTCAGCGCAGCGGCGCGTGTGTCCCCGCGGCACCAAGTCCCTTTGCCAGAAGCAGCTCCTCATCCTGCTGTCCAAGGTGCGACTGTGCGGGGGGCGGCCCGCGCGGCCGGACCGCTGCCCGG AGCCTCAGCTCAAAGGCATCGTCACCAAACTGTTCTGCTGCCAGGGTTTCTACCTCCAGGCGAATCCCGACGGGAGTATCCAGGGCACCCCAGAGGACACCAGCTCTTTCA cccacttCAACCTGATCCCTGTGGGGCTCCGTGTAGTCACCATCCAGAGTGCCAAGCTGGGTCACTACATGGCCATGAACGCTGAGGGGCTGCTCTACAGCTCG CCACATTTCACAGCTGAGTGTCGCTTTAAGGAGTGCGTCTCTGAGAATTACTATGTCCTGTACGCCTCTGCTCTCTATCGCCAGCGTCGTTCTGGCCGGTCCTGGTACCTGGGCCTGGACAAGGAGGGCCGAGTCATGAAGGGAAATCGAGTCAAGAAGACCAAGGCAGCCGCCCACTTTGTGCCCAAGCTCCTGGAGG TGGCTGTGTACCGGGAGCCTTCTCTCCACAGTGTCCCTGAGACCTCCCCTTccaggccccctgccccctgccatgCAGTCCCCGGACTGGAGGCTCCCTGCCCTCGCCACCACCACAGCCTGTCTCCCAGCCCTGCTTCTGGCCCTGCTCTCACCCCTGCTGCCACGCTCATGCCCTGA
- the FGF11 gene encoding fibroblast growth factor 11 isoform X5: MAALASSLIRQKREVREPGGSRPVSAQRRVCPRGTKSLCQKQLLILLSKVRLCGGRPARPDRCPEPQLKGIVTKLFCCQGFYLQANPDGSIQGTPEDTSSFTHFNLIPVGLRVVTIQSAKLGHYMAMNAEGLLYSSRRSGRSWYLGLDKEGRVMKGNRVKKTKAAAHFVPKLLEVAVYREPSLHSVPETSPSRPPAPCHAVPGLEAPCPRHHHSLSPSPASGPALTPAATLMP; encoded by the exons ATGGCGGCACTGGCCAGCAGCCTGATCCGGCAGAAGCGGGAGGTCCGCGAGCCCGGGGGCAGCCGGCCCGTGTCAGCGCAGCGGCGCGTGTGTCCCCGCGGCACCAAGTCCCTTTGCCAGAAGCAGCTCCTCATCCTGCTGTCCAAGGTGCGACTGTGCGGGGGGCGGCCCGCGCGGCCGGACCGCTGCCCGG AGCCTCAGCTCAAAGGCATCGTCACCAAACTGTTCTGCTGCCAGGGTTTCTACCTCCAGGCGAATCCCGACGGGAGTATCCAGGGCACCCCAGAGGACACCAGCTCTTTCA cccacttCAACCTGATCCCTGTGGGGCTCCGTGTAGTCACCATCCAGAGTGCCAAGCTGGGTCACTACATGGCCATGAACGCTGAGGGGCTGCTCTACAGCTCG CGTCGTTCTGGCCGGTCCTGGTACCTGGGCCTGGACAAGGAGGGCCGAGTCATGAAGGGAAATCGAGTCAAGAAGACCAAGGCAGCCGCCCACTTTGTGCCCAAGCTCCTGGAGG TGGCTGTGTACCGGGAGCCTTCTCTCCACAGTGTCCCTGAGACCTCCCCTTccaggccccctgccccctgccatgCAGTCCCCGGACTGGAGGCTCCCTGCCCTCGCCACCACCACAGCCTGTCTCCCAGCCCTGCTTCTGGCCCTGCTCTCACCCCTGCTGCCACGCTCATGCCCTGA
- the FGF11 gene encoding fibroblast growth factor 11 isoform X1, protein MPSGGAWGFRTPGSPRGFLRLRQPRPRPASPAPPSLGSVPPRRACLARYQSPQLSPGCPCSYLASPPLCAPSSRDLHFKKGAGHSPMTAYATPKSGPTGSGDPLPRATQTHYTAGYPHGDWGSYHLRGEPQLKGIVTKLFCCQGFYLQANPDGSIQGTPEDTSSFTHFNLIPVGLRVVTIQSAKLGHYMAMNAEGLLYSSPHFTAECRFKECVSENYYVLYASALYRQRRSGRSWYLGLDKEGRVMKGNRVKKTKAAAHFVPKLLEVAVYREPSLHSVPETSPSRPPAPCHAVPGLEAPCPRHHHSLSPSPASGPALTPAATLMP, encoded by the exons ATGCCGAGCGGAGGGGCCTGGGGGTTCCGGACGCCTGGGTCACCCCGAGGGTTTCTGCGGCTCcggcagccccgcccccgccccgcttcTCCCGCTCCTCCGAGCCTTGGCTCCGTTCCTCCTCGCCGAGCTTGCCTGGCTCGGTACCAATCTCCCCAGCTCTCCCCGGGGTGTCCTTGCAGCTACCTCGCCAGTCCGCCCCTCTGTGCGCCCTCCTCCCGTGACCTGCACTTCAAGAAGGGAGCTGGGCACTCCCCCATGACCGCCTACGCGACTCCGAAATCGGGTCCCACGGGCTCAGGGGACCCTCTGCCGCGAGCAACTCAGACACACTACACGGCTGGATACCCGCACGGAGACTGGGGGTCGTACCATTTACGAGGGG AGCCTCAGCTCAAAGGCATCGTCACCAAACTGTTCTGCTGCCAGGGTTTCTACCTCCAGGCGAATCCCGACGGGAGTATCCAGGGCACCCCAGAGGACACCAGCTCTTTCA cccacttCAACCTGATCCCTGTGGGGCTCCGTGTAGTCACCATCCAGAGTGCCAAGCTGGGTCACTACATGGCCATGAACGCTGAGGGGCTGCTCTACAGCTCG CCACATTTCACAGCTGAGTGTCGCTTTAAGGAGTGCGTCTCTGAGAATTACTATGTCCTGTACGCCTCTGCTCTCTATCGCCAGCGTCGTTCTGGCCGGTCCTGGTACCTGGGCCTGGACAAGGAGGGCCGAGTCATGAAGGGAAATCGAGTCAAGAAGACCAAGGCAGCCGCCCACTTTGTGCCCAAGCTCCTGGAGG TGGCTGTGTACCGGGAGCCTTCTCTCCACAGTGTCCCTGAGACCTCCCCTTccaggccccctgccccctgccatgCAGTCCCCGGACTGGAGGCTCCCTGCCCTCGCCACCACCACAGCCTGTCTCCCAGCCCTGCTTCTGGCCCTGCTCTCACCCCTGCTGCCACGCTCATGCCCTGA
- the FGF11 gene encoding fibroblast growth factor 11 isoform X2, whose amino-acid sequence MPSGGAWGFRTPGSPRGFLRLRQPRPRPASPAPPSLGSVPPRRACLARYQSPQLSPGCPCSYLASPPLCAPSSRDLHFKKGAGHSPMTAYATPKSGPTGSGDPLPRATQTHYTAGYPHGDWGSYHLRGEPQLKGIVTKLFCCQGFYLQANPDGSIQGTPEDTSSFTHFNLIPVGLRVVTIQSAKLGHYMAMNAEGLLYSSRRSGRSWYLGLDKEGRVMKGNRVKKTKAAAHFVPKLLEVAVYREPSLHSVPETSPSRPPAPCHAVPGLEAPCPRHHHSLSPSPASGPALTPAATLMP is encoded by the exons ATGCCGAGCGGAGGGGCCTGGGGGTTCCGGACGCCTGGGTCACCCCGAGGGTTTCTGCGGCTCcggcagccccgcccccgccccgcttcTCCCGCTCCTCCGAGCCTTGGCTCCGTTCCTCCTCGCCGAGCTTGCCTGGCTCGGTACCAATCTCCCCAGCTCTCCCCGGGGTGTCCTTGCAGCTACCTCGCCAGTCCGCCCCTCTGTGCGCCCTCCTCCCGTGACCTGCACTTCAAGAAGGGAGCTGGGCACTCCCCCATGACCGCCTACGCGACTCCGAAATCGGGTCCCACGGGCTCAGGGGACCCTCTGCCGCGAGCAACTCAGACACACTACACGGCTGGATACCCGCACGGAGACTGGGGGTCGTACCATTTACGAGGGG AGCCTCAGCTCAAAGGCATCGTCACCAAACTGTTCTGCTGCCAGGGTTTCTACCTCCAGGCGAATCCCGACGGGAGTATCCAGGGCACCCCAGAGGACACCAGCTCTTTCA cccacttCAACCTGATCCCTGTGGGGCTCCGTGTAGTCACCATCCAGAGTGCCAAGCTGGGTCACTACATGGCCATGAACGCTGAGGGGCTGCTCTACAGCTCG CGTCGTTCTGGCCGGTCCTGGTACCTGGGCCTGGACAAGGAGGGCCGAGTCATGAAGGGAAATCGAGTCAAGAAGACCAAGGCAGCCGCCCACTTTGTGCCCAAGCTCCTGGAGG TGGCTGTGTACCGGGAGCCTTCTCTCCACAGTGTCCCTGAGACCTCCCCTTccaggccccctgccccctgccatgCAGTCCCCGGACTGGAGGCTCCCTGCCCTCGCCACCACCACAGCCTGTCTCCCAGCCCTGCTTCTGGCCCTGCTCTCACCCCTGCTGCCACGCTCATGCCCTGA
- the FGF11 gene encoding fibroblast growth factor 11 isoform X4, translating to MTAYATPKSGPTGSGDPLPRATQTHYTAGYPHGDWGSYHLRGEPQLKGIVTKLFCCQGFYLQANPDGSIQGTPEDTSSFTHFNLIPVGLRVVTIQSAKLGHYMAMNAEGLLYSSPHFTAECRFKECVSENYYVLYASALYRQRRSGRSWYLGLDKEGRVMKGNRVKKTKAAAHFVPKLLEVAVYREPSLHSVPETSPSRPPAPCHAVPGLEAPCPRHHHSLSPSPASGPALTPAATLMP from the exons ATGACCGCCTACGCGACTCCGAAATCGGGTCCCACGGGCTCAGGGGACCCTCTGCCGCGAGCAACTCAGACACACTACACGGCTGGATACCCGCACGGAGACTGGGGGTCGTACCATTTACGAGGGG AGCCTCAGCTCAAAGGCATCGTCACCAAACTGTTCTGCTGCCAGGGTTTCTACCTCCAGGCGAATCCCGACGGGAGTATCCAGGGCACCCCAGAGGACACCAGCTCTTTCA cccacttCAACCTGATCCCTGTGGGGCTCCGTGTAGTCACCATCCAGAGTGCCAAGCTGGGTCACTACATGGCCATGAACGCTGAGGGGCTGCTCTACAGCTCG CCACATTTCACAGCTGAGTGTCGCTTTAAGGAGTGCGTCTCTGAGAATTACTATGTCCTGTACGCCTCTGCTCTCTATCGCCAGCGTCGTTCTGGCCGGTCCTGGTACCTGGGCCTGGACAAGGAGGGCCGAGTCATGAAGGGAAATCGAGTCAAGAAGACCAAGGCAGCCGCCCACTTTGTGCCCAAGCTCCTGGAGG TGGCTGTGTACCGGGAGCCTTCTCTCCACAGTGTCCCTGAGACCTCCCCTTccaggccccctgccccctgccatgCAGTCCCCGGACTGGAGGCTCCCTGCCCTCGCCACCACCACAGCCTGTCTCCCAGCCCTGCTTCTGGCCCTGCTCTCACCCCTGCTGCCACGCTCATGCCCTGA
- the FGF11 gene encoding fibroblast growth factor 11 isoform X7: MSLSPEPQLKGIVTKLFCCQGFYLQANPDGSIQGTPEDTSSFTHFNLIPVGLRVVTIQSAKLGHYMAMNAEGLLYSSPHFTAECRFKECVSENYYVLYASALYRQRRSGRSWYLGLDKEGRVMKGNRVKKTKAAAHFVPKLLEVAVYREPSLHSVPETSPSRPPAPCHAVPGLEAPCPRHHHSLSPSPASGPALTPAATLMP, from the exons ATGTCTCTTTCTCCAGAGCCTCAGCTCAAAGGCATCGTCACCAAACTGTTCTGCTGCCAGGGTTTCTACCTCCAGGCGAATCCCGACGGGAGTATCCAGGGCACCCCAGAGGACACCAGCTCTTTCA cccacttCAACCTGATCCCTGTGGGGCTCCGTGTAGTCACCATCCAGAGTGCCAAGCTGGGTCACTACATGGCCATGAACGCTGAGGGGCTGCTCTACAGCTCG CCACATTTCACAGCTGAGTGTCGCTTTAAGGAGTGCGTCTCTGAGAATTACTATGTCCTGTACGCCTCTGCTCTCTATCGCCAGCGTCGTTCTGGCCGGTCCTGGTACCTGGGCCTGGACAAGGAGGGCCGAGTCATGAAGGGAAATCGAGTCAAGAAGACCAAGGCAGCCGCCCACTTTGTGCCCAAGCTCCTGGAGG TGGCTGTGTACCGGGAGCCTTCTCTCCACAGTGTCCCTGAGACCTCCCCTTccaggccccctgccccctgccatgCAGTCCCCGGACTGGAGGCTCCCTGCCCTCGCCACCACCACAGCCTGTCTCCCAGCCCTGCTTCTGGCCCTGCTCTCACCCCTGCTGCCACGCTCATGCCCTGA